Proteins co-encoded in one Marmota flaviventris isolate mMarFla1 chromosome 9, mMarFla1.hap1, whole genome shotgun sequence genomic window:
- the LOC114088736 gene encoding NXPE family member 1-like, with protein MSSIMMLQRALLILTSLLTVTWITSIIAQNSTKLWSVVNLSISLHHWNISKESCPEISTILVKSPTETELRIKEILQKIHQLIPPRPYTHVNSTTSAKHSTVTILNPKDTYCRGDQLDILLEARDHLGHRKEYGGDFLRARMSSPALKAGASGKVTDFNNGTYLVSFTLFWEGQVSLSLLLIHPSEGVSALWRARNQGYDKIIFKGKFVNGTSQVFTECGLTLNSSSELCTYLYGRHQEAFYCMKPQNMPCEALTHVTTMNREISYLSVKEKSLFHKSKVGAEIMKDLEHIDVFQCKKREKSTEKCQIGKKTPAPGGYTLQGRWITTFCNQIQLDTNKINGCLKGKLIYLMGDSTLRQWIHYLPRVVKTLKFFDLHGTGPFKKHLLLDAERHTQIQWKKHSYPFITSHLYSVTEEGYIPQEIDQISGDKNTAIVITFGQHFRPFPIDVFIRRAISVRKAIERLFLRSPDTKVIIKTENIREMHIETERFGDFHGYIQYLTLNDIFKDLNVGVIDAWDMTIAYGINNVHPPNNVIEKQINMFLNYIC; from the exons CCTGAAATATCAACGATCTTGGTAAAATCACCAACAGAAACTGAACTCAGAATAAAGGAAATCCTACAGAAAATACACCAGCTGATCCCGCCCAGACCCTACACCCATGTGAACAGCACCACCAGTGCCAAACACAGCACAGTCACCATCCTCAACCCTAAAGACACATACTGCAGGGGGGACCAGCTGGATATTCTCCTGGAGGCCAGGGACCACCTGGGACACAGGAAAGAATATGGAGGGGACTTTTTGAGGGCCAGGATGTCCTCCCCAGCTTTGAAGGCAGGCGCCTCAGGAAAGGTGACAGACTTCAACAATGGCACCTACCTTGTCAGCTTCACTCTGTTCTGGGAGGGCcaggtctctctgtctctcctgctCATCCACCCCAGTGAAGGGGTGTCGGCTCTCTGGAGGGCAAGGAACCAAGgctatgataaaattattttcaaaggtAAATTTGTTAATGGCACCTCCCAAGTCTTCACTGAATGTGGCCTGACCCTAAACTCTAGCTCTGAACTGTGCACCTACCTGTATGGGAGACACCAGGAAGCCTTCTACTGCATGAAGCCTCAAAACATGCCCTGTGAGGCCCTGACCCATGTGACCACCATGAACCGAGAAATTTCTTATCTTTCTGTCAAGGAAAAAAGTCTTTTCCATAA GTCCAAAGTGGGAGCTGAAATAATGAAAGATCTTGAACATATCGATGTCTTCCAATGTAAAA agagagaaaagagcaCAGAGAAATGCCAAATTGGAAAGAAGACTCCAGCCCCTGGTGGATACACTTTACAAGGAAGGTGGATAACAACATTTTGCAACCAGATTCAACTAGATACAAACAAGATCAATGGCTGCTTGAAGGGAAAACTCATTTACCTGATGGGAGACTCCACACTGCGTCAGTGGATCCACTACTTACCCAGAGTTGTAAAAA CACTAAAATTTTTTGATCTTCATGGAACTGGACCTTTTAAGAAACATTTGCTTCTGGATGCTGAAAGACATACTCAGATACAATGGAAAAAACATAGCTATCCTTTTATCACTTCTCATCTTTACTCTGTGACAGAAGAAGGTTATATCCCTCAGGAAATTGACCAGATTTCGGGTGACAAAAACACAGCTATTGTCATAACCTTTGGCCAACACTTTAGACCTTTCCCCATTGATGTTTTCATTCGCAGAGCCATCAGTGTTCGAAAAGCTATTGAACGACTATTCCTAAGAAGCCCAGACACTAAAGTGATCATTAAGACAGAAAATATCAGGGAGATGCACATAGAAACAGAAAGGTTTGGAGACTTCCATGGTTACATTCAGTATCTTACCCTGAATGACATTTTCAAAGATCTCAATGTAGGTGTCATTGATGCCTGGGACATGACCATTGCATATGGCATCAATAATGTCCACCCACCTAATAATGTGATTGAAAAACAGATTAACATGTTCTTGAACTACATTTGCTaa